Proteins found in one Cheilinus undulatus linkage group 9, ASM1832078v1, whole genome shotgun sequence genomic segment:
- the arntl2 gene encoding aryl hydrocarbon receptor nuclear translocator-like protein 2 isoform X4: protein MKQRWCLQSAARSFITALTRSYRPLHPCIGVPGLSAPALAPAMSARKAAAGGGDQAGDEPSEDVLTEKNQCSSMSLSSLMTSPPAAGLSLNMEMPRKRKGSMDTLDTKSTSILDADMDDDQNGSDGDDQHVKIKCFKEPHSKIEKRRRDKMNYLIDKLSAMIPTCNPMSRKLDKLTVLRMAVQHLKSLKGSGTTFSEANYKPSFLPDEELKHLVLKAADGFLFVVGCDRGKIVFVSESIQKILNYNRVELIGQSLFDYIHQKDIGKVKEQLSASELYPRERLIDAKTGLQVQADLPVGATRLCSGARRSFFCRMKYNKVSVKVEDKEFQSSSSKKKESQKYCTVHCTGYMRSWPTSQLGPDGEGEADKQDSSHFSCLVAVGRVHSHTSPQVNGEVRVKPTEFTTRYAMDGKFTFVDQRATTILGYLPQELLGTSCYEYFHQDDLPHLAERHRKVLRSKEKIETNCYKFKTKHGSFVTLQSQWFSFVNPWTKEVEYIVSTNTVISFDHSRTSQSGNKSEPVSNSKTSEDGKKSFPIIPGVSTTPGAMIYAGSIGTQIANELLDLNRTNSSPSSGNASPFSLPSDKCPPAHNQNSNNVPNGEATDMEVPGKSSSEDEPQEAAFSGGGDALMAENSQLDLDSVVGPGLSSLSNDEAAMAVIMSLLETDTNLGEAVDFEEMHWSL, encoded by the exons aAGATGTTCTGACTGAGAAAAACCAATGCAGCTCTATGTCATTGTCCAGCCTGATGACCTCACCCCCAGCTGCTGGCTTGTCTTTAAACATGGAGATGCCTAGGAAGCGCAAGGGCAGTATGGACACCCT GGATACAAAATCTACTTCCATCCTTGATGCAGACATGGATGACGACCAAAATGG GTCAGATGGAGATGATCAACATGTCAAAATCAAATGCTTCAA GGAACCACACAGCAAAATAGAAAAGAGAAGACGGGATAAAATGAACTATCTCATTGACAAACTGTCAGCTATGATCCCTACCTGTAACCCCATGTCAAGAAAGCTGGACAAGCTCACTGTGCTCAGAATGGCTGTGCAACACCTCAAATCTCTCAAAG gttCAGGAACAACATTTTCTGAAGCCAACTACAAACCATCATTCCTTCCTGATGAGGAGCTTAAACACCTTGTCCTTAAG GCTGCAGACGGGTTCCTCTTTGTAGTCGGCTGTGATCGTGGGAAAATAGTTTTTGTCTCCGAGTCCATCCAGAAGATATTAAATTATAATCGG GTGGAGCTGATTGGACAGAGCCTGTTTGATTACATACATCAAAAGGACATTGGAAAAGTGAAGGAGCAGCTTTCAGCTTCTGAATTATACCCTCGTGAACGGCTAATAGatgcaaaaa CCGGTCTGCAGGTCCAGGCTGACCTTCCTGTCGGAGCAACAAGGCTTTGTTCAGGTGCACGGCGCTCATTCTTCTGCCGCATGAAGTATAACAAAGTTTCAGTCAAAGTGGAAGACAAAGAATTCCAATCCAGCTCGTCCAAAAAGAAAG AGTCTCAGAAGTACTGCACCGTCCACTGCACAGGCTACATGCGCAGCTGGCCCACCAGCCAGCTCGGACCGGATGGGGAGGGAGAGGCTGACAAGCAGGATAGCTCCCACTTTAGCTGCCTGGTTGCAGTAGGACGCGTCCACTCTCACACATCTCCCCAGGTTAATGGAGAAGTCAGAGTTAAACCCACAGAGTTCACTACACGCTATGCCATGGATGGAAAATTCACCTTTGTTGATCAAAG AGCAACAACCATTCTTGGCTATCTTCCTCAAGAATTACTTGGGACATCATGCTATGAGTACTTCCATCAAGATGACCTGCCACATTTAGCTGAAAGGCATAGAAAAG TGTTGCGAAGTAAAGAGAAAATCGAGACAAACTGTTACAAGTTCAAAACGAAACATGGCTCTTTTGTCACTCTGCAGAGTCAGTGGTTTAGTTTTGTAAATCCCTGGACCAAAGAAGTAGAATACATAGTGTCAACGAACACAGTTATATC GTTTGATCACAGTCGAACCAGTCAGTCAGGAAACAAGTCTGAACCTGTGAGCAATTCCAAGACTTCTGAAG ATGGTAAGAAGTCCTTTCCAATTATACCTGGCGTCTCCACCACGCCTGGAGCGATGATTTATGCTGGAAGCATTGGCACTCAGATTGCAAATGAACTTCTGGATTTAAACAG GACAAACTCATCTCCCTCTAGTGGTAATGCGAGCCCTTTCAGTTTACCATCGGATAAATGTCCACCAGCTCACAATCAAAATAGCAACAAT GTGCCAAATGGAGAGGCGACAGACATGGAGGTGCCAGGAAAGTCAAGCTCAGAGGATGAGCCACAGGAAGCTGCATTCTCAGGAGGAGGAGATGCACTCATGG CAGAGAATTCACAGCTGGACTTGGACAGCGTGGTTGGGCCAGGCCTTAGTAGTCTTAGCAACGATGAAGCAGCCATGGCGGTCATCatgagcctccttgagactgaCACAAACCTGGGGGAGGCTGTGGACTTCGAAGAGATGCACTGGTCTCTATAG